From a region of the Sminthopsis crassicaudata isolate SCR6 chromosome 6, ASM4859323v1, whole genome shotgun sequence genome:
- the LOC141547617 gene encoding LOW QUALITY PROTEIN: uncharacterized protein LOC141547617 (The sequence of the model RefSeq protein was modified relative to this genomic sequence to represent the inferred CDS: substituted 1 base at 1 genomic stop codon): MGPGSLRPPPQELVMFKDVAVDFTQEEWGLLDPSQKELYKEVMMENAQNLLSLGLPVLREEVISYFEQWQASWMLDQEGLRSYSPEIRHQMKETTGEQSYSVVETHKQRFMGDGPYDFTWRENCASHQRIQITERDYVGNQYGKGFTKEENLIGHQRIHTGEKRYECNQCGKAFREKGPLIRHQRIYKGEETYECNQCGKDLKKKGALITHQRIHTGEKPYECNQCGKAFRQKGALIIHQRIHTGEKPYKCNQCEKTFRIKEILIKHQRTHTGEKPYECNQCRKAFRNKESLIIHQRIHTGEKPYECNQCEKTFRIKGSLIKHQRTHTGEKPYECKQCGKAFSEKGALIKHQGIHTGKKPYECNQCRKAFRKKESLITHQRTHTGERPYECNQCGKAFRVKGALIRHQRTHTGEKPYECNQCRKAFRQKGALTVHQRIHTGEKPYECNQCEKTFRIKGSLIKHQRTHTGEKPYECKQCGKTFSEKGALIKHQRIHTGKKPYECNQCGKTFRVKGALIRHQRTHTGEKPYECNQCRKAFRQKGTLIGHQRIHTGEKPYKCNQCEKTFRVKGTLIRHQRTHTGEKPYXCNQCGKTFREKGSLIPHQRTHTGEKPYECNQCRKAFRQKGALIIHQRIHTGEKPYKCNQCGKTFRVKGTLIRHQRIHSGEKPYECNQCGKGFRKKGVLIEHQRIHSGEKLYECNQYRKCVLKKGRFE, encoded by the exons ATGGGCCCTGGAAGCCTCCGACCTCCTCCTCAG GAGTTGGTAATGTTCAAagatgtggctgtggacttcaccCAGGAGGAGTGGGGGCTCCTGGACCCCTCTCAGAAGGAGCTGTACAAGGAAGTCATGATGGAGAATGCCCAAAACCTGCTCTCCCTGG GGCTTCCAGTTCTCAGAGAAGAGGTGATCTCTTATTTTGAGCAATGGCAAGCATCATGGATGCTGGACCAAGAAGGCCTCAGGAGCTACTCTCCAG AGATCAGACATCAGATGAAGGAGACTACAGGAGAACAAAGCTATTCTGTGGTTGAAACTCACAAGCAAAGATTCATGGGTGATGGCCCCTATGACTTTACTTGGAGAGAAAACTGTGCATCACATCAAAGAATCCAGATTACAGAGAGAGATTATGTCGGTAACCAATATGGAAAAggttttacaaaagaggaaaatcttattggacatcagagaatccacactggagagaaacgttatgaatgtaaccagtgtggaaaagcATTTAGAGAAAAAGGACCTCTTATTAGACATCAGAGAATCTACAAAGGAGAGGAaacttatgaatgtaaccagtgtggaaaggatttaaaaaaaaagggagctcTAAttacacatcagagaatccacacaggagagaaaccttatgaatgtaaccagtgtggaaaggcttttagacaaAAGGGAGCTCTTATTATACAccagagaatccacacaggagagaaaccttataaatgtaaccaatgtgaaaagacttttagaaTAAAGGAAATTCTTATTAAACATCAGAGAACccacacaggagagaaaccttatgagtgtAACCAGTGtagaaaagcttttagaaataaggaaTCTCTTAttatacatcagagaatccacacaggagagaaaccttatgaatgtaaccaatgtgaaaagacttttagaaTAAAGGGAAGTCTTATTAAACATCAGAGAACccacacaggagagaaaccttatgaatgtaagcagTGTGGAAAGGCCTTTAGTGAAAAGGGAGCTCTTATTAAACATCAAGGAATCCACACAGgaaagaaaccttatgaatgtaaccagtgtagAAAAGCTTTTAGAAAGAAGGAATCTCTTATTACACATCAGAGAACACACACTGGAGAGagaccttatgaatgtaaccagtgtgggaAGGCCTTTAGAGTAAAGGGAGCTCTTATTAGACATCAGAGAAcacatactggagagaaaccttatgaatgtaatcagtgtaGAAAGGCTTTTAGACAAAAAGGAGCACTTACTGTACAccagagaatccacacaggagagaaaccttatgaatgtaaccaatgtgaaaagacttttagaaTAAAGGGAAGTCTTATTAAACATCAGAGAACccacacaggagagaaaccttatgaatgtaaacaGTGTGGAAAGACCTTTAGTGAAAAGGGAGCTCTTATTAAACATCAAAGAATCCACACAGgaaagaaaccttatgaatgtaaccagtgtggaaagaccTTTAGAGTAAAGGGAGCTCTTATTAGACATCAGAGAAcacatactggagagaaaccttatgaatgtaaccagtgtagAAAGGCTTTTAGACAAAAGGGAACACTTATTGGACAccagagaatccacacaggagagaaaccttataaatgtaaccaatgtgaaaagacttttagaGTAAAGGGAACTCTTATTAGACATCAGAGAACccacacaggagagaaaccttattaatgtaaccagtgtggaaagaccTTTAGAGAAAAGGGAAGTCTTATCCCACATCAGAGaacccacactggagaaaaaccttatgaatgtaaccagtgtagAAAGGCTTTTAGACAAAAGGGAGCTCTTATTATACAccagagaatccacacaggagagaaaccttataaatgtaaccagtgtggaaagacttttagagtAAAGGGAACTCTTAttagacatcagagaatccactctggagagaaaccttatgaatgtaaccagtgtggaaaagGTTTTAGAAAAAAGGGAGTTCTTATTGAACATCAAAGAATCCACTCTGGAGAGAAActttatgaatgtaaccaatatAGGAAGTGtgttttaaaaaagggaagatttgagtag